From a single Arachnia propionica genomic region:
- a CDS encoding IS3 family transposase: protein MIRFIDEHRDRFGIEAICRTLRATTCGFITSRAYRATKTRPASVRALRDEVLLPEIKRIHQENYSVYRVRKMHHAMLRSGWQIGRDQLARLMRIAGLQGVRRDRKPRTTHPAEHPDTRLDLVERQFTAERPNQLWVADITYVHVLTRLMLIHRGVLVSLTDALSEGDVKAACPI from the coding sequence ATGATCCGGTTCATCGACGAACACCGTGACCGTTTCGGGATCGAGGCCATCTGCCGTACTCTGCGTGCGACCACGTGTGGGTTCATCACCTCCCGCGCCTATCGGGCCACCAAGACCCGCCCCGCCTCGGTGCGGGCCCTACGAGACGAGGTCCTGCTACCTGAGATCAAACGGATCCACCAGGAGAACTACAGCGTCTACAGGGTACGGAAGATGCACCACGCGATGCTGCGTTCCGGCTGGCAGATCGGTCGTGACCAGCTCGCCCGCCTGATGAGGATCGCCGGCCTCCAGGGCGTACGCCGCGACCGGAAACCACGTACCACACACCCTGCCGAACACCCCGATACCCGCCTCGATCTCGTCGAACGCCAGTTCACCGCCGAACGCCCGAACCAGCTGTGGGTTGCCGACATCACCTACGTGCATGTCCTGACGAGATTGATGCTTATTCATAGGGGTGTTTTGGTTTCCCTAACTGACGCTTTATCCGAGGGGGACGTGAAGGCGGCTTGCCCGATCTGA